One region of Cheilinus undulatus linkage group 4, ASM1832078v1, whole genome shotgun sequence genomic DNA includes:
- the LOC121507777 gene encoding toll-like receptor 2, giving the protein MTLHTCLMFFLLMHGSLSLSRPQCYTCDQTSCKCSKQNLEKVPVTPLKLITELDLSFNMLTTIGKNDFDAHASLISLLMNNNQINTIQEQAFAELTNLEKLDLSFNRLETLSAGWFEKLYSLQHLNLLGNTYKTLGQGGLFQPLKRLRILYFGGPNFLDVRTVDFSGLSHLEEIIIDGVNLKGYAGGSLSQTGPIERVTLSLDDLKFFLTHGQIKDDLKFDHLEEVVLKNVDVPDYWNFPVLTFLAPVLMVIRRLTVVNCQLFAIPCISSVLFSHLEYLDLSENYIPDLALSKLLCDGKGVLRNLRTFNISRNSLRVINSRIFTRLDKLEHLDMSGNAFHSMPETCYWPPSLQVLNLSSSLLTKVTACLPQSLRILDLSDNALIIFNISLSFLKELYISGNKLRSLPDGGFYPGLAMLSIQNNDLQTFSRNILNAYSNLTSLKASTNTYICSCDFVAFMKSEVVHHQVSVRDEFKLYICDSPDGERGTSVGDVSLSVFECHTALAFSLLCLFILGVILLIVGLCHKFNVLWYLKMTWTWLRAKRKPKLKKGELEFDAFVSYSEMDSGWVEAHLVPELEQVEPRLQLCLHKRDFLPGGWIVDNIMDAIERSHRTLFVLSQHFVRSEWCKYELDYTHFRLFNHNDDSVVLILLEPIDKDSIPKKFCKLRKVMNSKTYLEWPDDNTQIPRFWQSLRKATLRPGMDNSNV; this is encoded by the exons ATGACACTCCACACCTGTCTCATGTTTTTCCTGCTGATGCATGgaagcctctctctctccagacCGCAGTGTTACACATGTGACCAAACATCCTGCAAGTGCTCAAAACAAAACCTTGAAAAAGTCCCTGTAACCCCTCTAAAGCTCATCACTGAACTCGACCTGTCATTCAACATGCTGACAACCATAGGGAAGAACGACTTTGATGCACATGCCAGTTTAATATCTTTGCTCATGAACAACAACCAAATCAACACAATCCAGGAGCAAGCATTTGCAGAACTGACTAATTTAGAGAAACTGGACTTGTCCTTCAACAGACTGGAGACGTTGTCTGCTGGATGGTTTGAGAAGCTGTATTCTCTTCAGCATTTGAACCTTTTGGGCAATACATATAAAACACTGGGTCAAGGTGGTCTTTTCCAGCCACTGAAGAGATTGAGGatcctttattttggaggacCCAACTTTCTAGATGTGAGAACGGTGGACTTTTCTGGCCTCAGTCATCTTGAAGAAATTATCATTGATGGTGTGAATCTAAAAGGCTACGCAGGAGGAAGTTTAAGTCAAACTGGGCCAATCGAGCGTGTTACACTCAGTCTAGATG ATCTGAAATTCTTCTTGACTCATGGGCAGATCAAGGATGACCTTAAATTCGACCACTTGGAGGAGGTTGTtctcaaaaatgttgatgtCCCTGATTATTGGAATTTCCCAGTCCTAACATTCTTGGCACCTGTGCTGATGGTCATTCGCAGGCTAACAGTGGTCAACTGCCAATTGTTTGCCATACCTTGTATATCTTCAGTCCTTTTCTCACATCTGGAGTATTTGGACCTCAGTGAAAATTATATACCTGATCTGGCTCTTAGCAAATTATTATGTGATGGAAAGGGAGTTTTACGGAATCTGCGAACCTTCAATATCAGCAGGAATAGCTTGCGAGTGATCAACAGCAGGATCTTCACAAGATTGGATAAGCTTGAGCATCTCGATATGAGTGGAAATGCGTTTCACAGCATGCCTGAGACTTGTTACTGGCCACCCAGTCTTCAGGTTTTGaacctttcttcctctcttttaaCAAAAGTGACAGCATGTTTGCCACAGAGTTTACGCATTCTCGATCTATCAGACAATGCTTTGATTATTTTCAACATCAGTCTGTCGTTTCTTAAAGAGTTGTACATCTCTGGAAACAAGCTAAGAAGTTTACCAGATGGTGGTTTCTACCCTGGTCTTGCAATGCTCTCCATTCAAAATAACGACCTGCAGACATTTAGTAGAAATATTCTAAATGCTTACAGCAATCTGACGAGTTTAAAGGCTAGTACCAACACATACATTTGTTCATGTGACTTTGTGGCGTTCATGAAGAGTGAAGTGGTCCATCATCAGGTCTCAGTCAGAGATGAGTTCAAGTTGTACATCTGTGACTCCCCTGATGGAGAAAGAGGGACAAGCGTAGGAGATGTGAGCTTGTCTGTGTTCGAGTGTCACACAGCCTTGGCTTTTTCTTTACTCTGCTTGTTCATCcttggagtgattttgctcatTGTAGGTTTGTGTCATAAATTCAATGTTTTGTGGTATCTAAAGATGACCTGGACCTGGCTGAGAGCTAAGAGGAAGCCCAAGTTAAAGAAGGGAGAGCTTGAGTTTGACGCCTTTGTGTCGTACAGCGAAATGGACTCTGGCTGGGTGGAGGCACACCTGGTCCCTGAGCTGGAGCAGGTGGAGCCTCGTCTCCAACTCTGCCTTCACAAGAGAGACTTCTTACCCGGAGGCTGGATTGTGGACAACATCATGGACGCCATAGAGAGGAGTCACAGAACTCTGTTTGTCCTCTCTCAGCATTTTGTCAGGAGCGAGTGGTGCAAGTACGAGCTGGATTACACTCATTTCAGACTATTTAATCATAACGATGACTCGGTTGTGCTGATTCTGTTAGAGCCCATTGACAAAGACAGCATCCCCAAAAAGTTCTGTAAGCTCCGGAAAGTCATGAACTCTAAAACATACCTGGAGTGGCCTGATGACAACACCCAGATCCCCAGATTCTGGCAGAGTTTGAGAAAAGCTACTCTGAGACCTGGAATGGACAACAGCAATGTGTAA
- the pdia2 gene encoding protein disulfide-isomerase A2 produces MRTRTLLCITLLGLLLWASCTRADDAETKEDAESKEAEVNDEASTETTEESDEEEEEEQVPEKEKTEEIEEEKDVMVLHIKNFARALSENKFLLVEFYAPWCGHCRKLEPVYAEAAGRLKTEEPDVGLAKVDATEEKELAEEFDIGGFPTLKLFVNGDRTQPLEYTGKRSSEGIVQWMKRRAGPGAPILDSPKSAAQFIDSNNITVIGFFEDLESEAAKAFKELALDATDTEFALSASPEVFQKYEAKADSVVLFKKFDEGRADFALSEDEPLDKKALTTFINEKSLQLIIPFSQEVADKIFSSSVHLHGLLFINSSVESHMTLVEESRAVAKKFRGKMLFITIDVKDALSHVLNYFGVSEEDAPTTRVVDMQSGKKYAITSGALTAESLEEICQGVVDGTAKPYYRSEEIPEDWDKNPVKVLVGKNFESVALDPTKNVFVEFYAPWCGHCKQLAPIWDELGEKYADKEDIIIAKMDATSNEVESVNVQSFPTLKYYPAGENKEVVDYTGNRDLETFSKFLDNGGKLPEEDSDDDEDDDDDDDDNDDDDDDDKEDGAKEEVKKDESKEAGESEEASTEKSSKDEL; encoded by the exons ATGAGGACACGCACGCTTCTGTGCATCACCCTGCTGGGCCTGCTGCTGTGGGCCTCCTGCACCCGGGCTGACGACGCTGAAACAAAAGAAGACGCAGAGAGCAAAGAGGCAGAAGTCAACGATGAGGCATCAACAGAAACCACAGAAGAGtcagacgaggaggaggaggaggagcaggtgccagagaaggagaaaacagaggagatagaggaggagaaagacgTGATGGTGCTGCACATCAAGAACTTTGCCAGAGCTCTTAGTGAAAACAAGTTTTTACTGGTTGAATTCT atgCTCCCTGGTGCGGTCACTGCAGGAAGCTGGAGCCGGTTTACGCCGAGGCTGCTGGGAGACTGAAGACCGAGGAACCTGATGTGGGTCTGGCCAAAGTGGACGCCACAGAGGAGAAGGAGCTGGCTGAAGAGTTTGACATCGGAGGTTTCCCCACTCTGAAACTGTTTGTCAACGGAGACCGCACACAGCCTCTAGAGTACACGG GTAAGAGGTCATCAGAGGGAATCGTCCAGTGGATGAAGCGGCGTGCAGGTCCTGGTGCTCCCATACTCGACTCTCCAAAATCTGCTGCTCAGTTCATCGAttctaataacatcactgtTATCGGATTCTTTGAG GATCTGGAGAGTGAGGCTGCCAAGGCATTTAAGGAGCTTGCTCTGGATGCTACTGACACTGAGTTTGCTCTGTCAGCGAGTCCTGAGGTTTTCCAAAAGTATGAAGCAAAAGCAGACTCTgtggtgctttttaaaaag tttgatGAAGGCCGAGCAGACTTTGCTCTGTCAGAAGATGAGCCACTGGACAAAAAGGCACTGACCACCTTCATCAATGAAAAAAGCCTGCAGCTGATCATCCCATTCAGCCAGGAG GTTGCAGATAAGATCTTCTCCTCCAGTGTCCACCTGCACGGCCTGCTGTTCATCAACTCGTCTGTGGAGAGTCACATGACTCTGGTGGAGGAATCGAGGGCTGTGGCCAAAAAGTTCAGGGGAAAG aTGCTGTTCATTACCATAGATGTGAAGGATGCTCTTTCTCACGTGCTGAATTACTTCGGGGTATCCGAAGAAGACGCCCCCACCACACGCGTTGTCGACATGCAGTCAGGAAAGAAGTATGCCATTACTTCTGGAGCTCTGACAGCAGAGTCACTAGAAGAAATCTGTCAGGGTGTCGTGGATGGCACTGCCAAG CCTTACTATCGGTCTGAAGAAATCCCAGAGGACTGGGACAAAAATCCAGTCAAAGTGCTGGTGGGGAAAAACTTTGAGTCTGTTGCTCTGGACCCGACCAAGAACGTCTTTGTGGAGTTCT ACGCCCCATGGTGCGGACACTGTAAGCAGCTGGCTCCCATTTGGGATGAGCTGGGTGAAAAATACGCTGACAAGGAAGACATTATCATCGCCAAGATGGATGCCACATCCAACGAGGTGGAGTCTGTAAATGTTCAGAGTTTCCCAACACTCAAATATTACCCCGCGGGAGAGAATAAAGAG GTGGTTGACTACACTGGAAATAGAGATCTGGAGACTTTCTCTAAGTTCCTGGATAATGGAGGAAAGCTGCCTGAGGAGGATAGCGATGATGacgaggatgatgatgatgatgatgacgataaTGACGATGACGATGATGACGATAAAGAAGATGGTGCCAAGGAAGAAGTCAAGAAGGACGAGAGCaag GAGGCTGGAGAGTCTGAGGAAGCATCAACCGAGAAATCATCTAAAGATGAGCTGTGA